One stretch of Streptomyces sp. A2-16 DNA includes these proteins:
- a CDS encoding nucleotidyltransferase domain-containing protein produces MQQTDALLDRFLAGLAPLHPVAVWAHGSLAGGDYQEGRSDLDLIAVLPALTPRTVWRLATLHARLRAEPLSGQLHCTYLTPSADMDRRHLTWAHEELFKRPVTPVTRRELHAFGRVLHGRPPVDLLPPVSDRELADFVVRDQRDFWRPAVDNAPLWTRDVWVDLGLVTFARATVTLREGRLISKREALELLPGLGAPVEVVADIRGRRYGDPAPAVENRAALTRTYLGPAIDELVAAYG; encoded by the coding sequence ATGCAGCAGACCGACGCGTTACTGGACCGCTTCCTCGCCGGGCTCGCCCCGCTCCACCCCGTCGCCGTCTGGGCCCACGGCTCGCTGGCAGGCGGCGACTACCAGGAGGGCCGCAGCGACCTCGACCTGATCGCCGTACTCCCCGCGCTCACGCCCCGTACGGTGTGGCGGCTGGCGACGCTGCACGCGCGGCTGCGGGCCGAGCCGCTGTCCGGGCAGCTCCACTGCACCTACCTGACACCCTCGGCGGACATGGACCGCCGCCACCTCACCTGGGCGCACGAGGAGCTGTTCAAGCGGCCGGTCACCCCGGTCACCCGGCGGGAACTGCACGCCTTCGGGCGGGTGCTGCACGGGAGGCCGCCGGTGGACCTGCTGCCACCGGTGTCGGACCGTGAGCTGGCCGACTTCGTGGTCCGCGACCAGCGGGACTTCTGGCGCCCGGCCGTCGACAACGCCCCGCTGTGGACCCGCGATGTGTGGGTCGACCTGGGGCTGGTGACCTTCGCCCGCGCGACCGTGACCCTGCGCGAGGGCCGGCTGATCTCGAAGCGGGAGGCACTGGAACTGCTGCCCGGGCTCGGGGCGCCGGTGGAGGTGGTGGCGGACATCCGGGGGCGCCGCTACGGCGATCCCGCGCCCGCCGTCGAGAACAGGGCCGCGCTGACCCGGACCTACTTGGGCCCGGCGATCGACGAGCTGGTGGCGGCGTACGGCTGA
- a CDS encoding amidohydrolase family protein: MIETPSLVDQYCHGVLRTELGLGTFEAQLARTEGPPAPGTTLFDTQTGFAVRRWCPPLLGLEPHCPPARYLARRRELGVLEAGRRLLRGSGITTYLVDTGLPGDLTNPTELASAADAETREIVRLELLAEQVADTSGTVESFLANLAESVHGAAVGAVAFTSVAGVRHGLALAPEPPGPGEVRGAAGRWLAGRRVGGELSDPVLLRHLLWSAAASGLPLQLHAGLGEPGLRIDRTDPVLLTDFVRATAGLGTDLVLLHSYPYHRHAAHLAGVFPHVYADSGAALVRTGARAATVLAEILELAPFGKILFSSGAHSLPELHVVGARLFREALARVLGGWVAEGSWSLADAQRVAGLIAAGNARRVYGLE; the protein is encoded by the coding sequence ATGATCGAAACGCCGTCCCTCGTGGACCAGTACTGCCACGGCGTACTGAGAACGGAGCTGGGTCTCGGCACCTTCGAGGCCCAGCTGGCGCGCACCGAGGGCCCGCCCGCCCCGGGGACCACCCTGTTCGACACCCAGACGGGTTTCGCCGTACGACGTTGGTGCCCGCCCCTGCTCGGCCTGGAACCGCACTGTCCGCCCGCCCGCTATCTGGCCCGGCGCCGTGAGCTGGGCGTGCTGGAAGCGGGGCGCAGGCTCCTTCGCGGGAGCGGGATCACCACGTATCTGGTCGACACGGGGCTGCCCGGCGACCTCACCAACCCCACCGAACTGGCCTCCGCGGCGGACGCCGAGACCCGCGAGATCGTGCGCCTGGAGCTCCTGGCCGAACAGGTCGCCGACACCTCCGGCACCGTCGAGTCCTTCCTCGCCAACCTCGCCGAGTCGGTGCACGGGGCCGCCGTGGGCGCGGTCGCCTTCACGTCGGTGGCGGGCGTACGGCACGGTCTGGCGCTCGCACCCGAGCCCCCGGGCCCCGGAGAGGTGCGCGGCGCGGCCGGCCGGTGGCTGGCGGGCCGCAGGGTGGGCGGTGAACTGTCCGACCCCGTGCTCCTGCGACACCTGCTGTGGAGCGCGGCCGCCTCGGGCCTGCCCCTTCAGCTGCACGCCGGGCTCGGCGAGCCGGGCCTGCGCATCGATCGCACCGACCCCGTCCTGCTCACCGACTTCGTGCGGGCCACCGCGGGTCTCGGCACCGACCTCGTCCTGCTGCACAGCTACCCCTACCACCGGCACGCCGCCCATCTCGCCGGGGTCTTCCCGCACGTCTACGCCGACTCCGGAGCGGCCCTCGTGCGCACCGGCGCCCGCGCGGCGACGGTGCTCGCGGAGATCCTGGAACTGGCCCCCTTCGGCAAGATCCTCTTCTCCAGCGGAGCCCACAGCCTGCCCGAACTGCACGTGGTGGGCGCCCGGCTGTTCCGCGAGGCGCTGGCCCGGGTGCTGGGCGGCTGGGTTGCCGAGGGGTCCTGGTCGCTGGCGGACGCGCAGCGGGTGGCCGGGCTGATCGCGGCGGGGAACGCGCGCAGGGTGTACGGGCTGGAGTGA
- a CDS encoding COX15/CtaA family protein, producing the protein MDGVPNVTRADAVAAVRNPLAFIAARWTPTPRTVQRAALAALVMAVVIVVTGGAVRLTGSGLGCPTWPKCTDDSLTATSAMGVHGAIEFGNRMLTYVLCAAVGWAIIAARSEKPRRRSLTRLGWAQFWIVMSNAILGGIVVLVGLNPYTVAAHFVATTALITVAAVMWQRTREGDTAPRPLVGKPVQQLVWFMIAAAALLILVGTVVTGAGPHAGDSSEVERMPLDWETVAKVHAVLAWIVVSLTFALWFILKAVDAPKNPLDRTRDLFLVLLSQGVIGYVQYFTDLPEFLVGLHMLGSALVWIAVLRVLLALRERPEGELPEVPVQPYAATSSSIAGPK; encoded by the coding sequence ATGGACGGCGTGCCAAACGTGACCCGTGCCGACGCCGTAGCGGCCGTCCGCAACCCCCTCGCCTTCATCGCCGCACGCTGGACCCCGACTCCCCGGACGGTTCAGCGGGCGGCTCTCGCCGCGCTCGTCATGGCGGTGGTCATCGTGGTCACCGGTGGCGCGGTGCGGCTGACCGGGTCGGGACTCGGGTGTCCGACCTGGCCCAAGTGCACCGACGACTCGCTGACCGCGACCAGCGCGATGGGCGTGCACGGGGCGATCGAGTTCGGCAACCGGATGCTGACGTACGTGCTGTGTGCCGCCGTCGGGTGGGCCATCATCGCCGCGCGGTCGGAGAAGCCGCGCCGGCGCAGCCTCACCCGGCTCGGCTGGGCGCAGTTCTGGATCGTGATGAGCAACGCGATCCTCGGCGGGATCGTCGTGCTCGTGGGTCTGAACCCGTACACCGTCGCCGCCCACTTCGTCGCGACCACCGCCCTGATCACCGTCGCCGCGGTGATGTGGCAGCGCACCCGCGAGGGTGACACGGCCCCCCGCCCACTGGTCGGCAAGCCGGTGCAGCAGCTGGTGTGGTTCATGATCGCGGCCGCCGCCCTGCTGATCCTGGTCGGCACGGTCGTGACCGGCGCCGGGCCGCACGCCGGTGACTCCAGCGAGGTCGAGCGGATGCCGCTGGACTGGGAGACGGTGGCCAAGGTGCACGCGGTCCTGGCCTGGATCGTGGTGTCGCTGACCTTCGCCCTGTGGTTCATCCTCAAGGCGGTCGACGCCCCCAAGAACCCCCTGGACCGCACCCGCGACCTCTTCCTGGTCCTCCTCTCCCAGGGCGTCATCGGCTACGTCCAGTACTTCACCGACCTGCCCGAGTTCCTGGTCGGCCTGCACATGCTCGGCTCGGCCCTGGTGTGGATCGCGGTCCTGCGCGTCCTGCTGGCCCTGCGGGAACGCCCCGAGGGGGAGCTGCCCGAGGTACCGGTTCAGCCGTACGCCGCCACCAGCTCGTCGATCGCCGGGCCCAAGTAG
- a CDS encoding tetratricopeptide repeat protein yields the protein MAAFLSVAVKAADSGEPLLWVLAAGAALVIGLTGGVAAHVARRTADDPPAKAVGPGQGPPNNLPMLSMYFTGRVAEKDAIVAVLKRPARGWRQKDERPVPRLCVLYGATGAGKSQLAVSYAHRELSRHTLTWWLNASRPDTLRTELLEFAQYVGIPDQESKNVVLMNLWSRLREQRGWLLVYDGWPTYDDSMRSLLPSEGDGEVLITTQQHQGWTGLRSAPVELRAFPEQEGVEFLRRRFGIAPEQLTDGDRRALTALGHELGWLPLALDQAAAYIAQAEITVAEYLRDLPGGASVEGTFRLSIARVSEASPAAVDLLRLCAFLASEDVQRTTLTQHRSVLPARLRTVMADPVTFTREVLLLVDHSLLTRSGDWRKGSAAYGMHPRVQTLIHDGLSLAERLEWSQAAVRLVEACFPATPDLLASRPTCERLMPHVEAAIDKLAWGDDADGGLGASQDPEALARLLHRVGTYQEHRCDWVRALNFFEQEAELREFGDDHELARASARYAVARQHYLLAALDDAERECRRALDLCEGHEEEAFLRLRAQCQRQLGGIMREYNRFPEALEAVQTAVKIYEGQTWREESLDWAVAEQEIGLVHRNAGQLAQAVVHYERAKERIPSRGNQEPPEYTLFRAMLQRDLGIVAQDRGQLEPAEESLTTALEMFGAHRGPEDFETAQVAKFLADVLRRRAEQDREQARRTLQPVRRLDLLRRARSELARADAILGPVVELHSKRSEAEEHKYAACLNKLGSLRLAQGRISEARRTLERAEEIYRRSYGERHYYRAKSLTRLGPVLRAEGRGADAERVLRDAGEIFRTALGCDHPVLMAVYEHLAACVADRGAQAEAARLRAEAERIRRSL from the coding sequence GTGGCCGCCTTTCTCTCCGTGGCGGTCAAGGCCGCCGACTCCGGGGAGCCGCTGTTGTGGGTGCTGGCCGCGGGCGCCGCCCTCGTCATCGGCCTGACGGGCGGGGTCGCGGCGCATGTGGCGCGCAGGACAGCGGACGACCCACCGGCCAAGGCGGTCGGCCCGGGGCAGGGCCCGCCCAACAACCTCCCCATGCTCAGCATGTACTTCACGGGTCGCGTCGCGGAGAAGGATGCCATCGTGGCCGTCCTGAAGAGGCCCGCCCGGGGGTGGCGGCAGAAGGACGAACGTCCCGTGCCCCGGCTGTGCGTGCTCTACGGAGCGACCGGTGCCGGCAAGTCGCAGCTCGCCGTGTCCTACGCCCACCGCGAGCTGAGCAGGCACACCCTGACCTGGTGGCTCAACGCCTCCCGGCCCGACACCCTGCGCACCGAACTCCTGGAGTTCGCCCAGTACGTGGGCATCCCGGACCAGGAGAGCAAGAACGTCGTCCTGATGAACCTGTGGAGCAGGCTGCGCGAGCAGCGGGGCTGGCTGCTCGTCTACGACGGATGGCCCACCTACGACGACTCGATGCGCAGTCTGCTGCCCTCCGAGGGCGACGGCGAAGTACTCATCACCACCCAGCAGCACCAGGGCTGGACCGGCCTGCGGTCCGCCCCGGTGGAGCTGCGGGCCTTCCCGGAGCAGGAGGGCGTCGAGTTCCTGCGGCGTCGGTTCGGCATCGCGCCCGAGCAGCTGACCGACGGGGACCGCCGGGCACTGACCGCGCTGGGCCACGAGCTGGGTTGGCTGCCGCTGGCCCTCGACCAGGCCGCGGCCTACATCGCGCAGGCCGAGATCACCGTGGCCGAGTACCTGCGTGACCTGCCGGGTGGGGCCTCGGTGGAGGGCACCTTCCGGCTCTCCATCGCTCGGGTCTCGGAGGCCTCACCCGCCGCCGTGGACCTGCTGCGCCTGTGCGCGTTCCTGGCCTCCGAGGACGTCCAGAGGACGACACTCACCCAGCACCGGTCCGTCCTGCCCGCCCGTCTGCGCACCGTCATGGCCGACCCCGTCACCTTCACCCGGGAGGTGCTGCTGCTGGTGGACCACTCCTTGCTGACCCGCAGCGGTGACTGGCGCAAGGGATCGGCCGCGTACGGCATGCACCCACGGGTGCAGACCCTGATCCACGACGGGCTGAGCCTGGCCGAACGCCTGGAGTGGTCCCAGGCGGCGGTCCGTCTCGTGGAGGCCTGCTTCCCGGCGACCCCGGACCTGCTGGCGTCCCGGCCCACGTGTGAGCGGCTGATGCCCCACGTCGAGGCGGCCATCGACAAGCTGGCCTGGGGCGACGACGCAGACGGCGGGCTCGGCGCCTCGCAGGACCCCGAGGCGCTGGCCCGTCTGCTGCACCGCGTGGGCACGTACCAGGAGCACCGCTGCGACTGGGTGCGGGCCCTCAACTTCTTCGAGCAGGAAGCTGAACTCCGCGAGTTCGGGGACGACCACGAACTCGCCCGCGCCTCCGCCCGGTACGCCGTGGCCCGCCAGCACTACCTGCTGGCGGCGCTGGACGACGCCGAGCGGGAGTGCCGTCGGGCGCTGGATCTGTGCGAGGGACATGAGGAAGAGGCGTTCCTGCGATTACGGGCCCAGTGCCAGCGACAGCTGGGCGGCATCATGCGCGAGTACAACCGCTTCCCGGAGGCCCTGGAGGCAGTGCAGACGGCCGTGAAGATCTACGAAGGGCAGACCTGGCGGGAGGAGAGCCTCGACTGGGCCGTCGCCGAGCAGGAGATCGGTCTGGTCCATCGCAACGCGGGACAGCTCGCCCAGGCGGTCGTCCACTACGAGCGCGCCAAGGAGCGGATCCCCAGCCGCGGGAACCAGGAGCCTCCGGAGTACACGCTCTTCCGCGCCATGCTGCAGCGCGACCTCGGCATCGTCGCCCAGGACCGCGGGCAGCTCGAACCGGCGGAGGAGTCGCTGACCACGGCGCTGGAGATGTTCGGGGCGCACCGGGGGCCGGAGGACTTCGAGACCGCCCAGGTGGCCAAGTTCCTCGCCGATGTGCTGCGCCGGCGCGCCGAACAGGACCGGGAGCAGGCGCGGCGCACCCTGCAACCCGTGCGTCGCCTCGATCTGCTGCGCCGGGCCCGCTCGGAGCTGGCCCGCGCCGACGCGATCCTCGGCCCGGTGGTGGAACTGCACAGCAAGCGCAGCGAGGCCGAGGAGCACAAGTACGCGGCCTGTCTCAACAAGCTGGGCTCTCTCCGGCTCGCGCAGGGGCGGATCTCCGAGGCGCGACGCACCCTCGAGCGGGCCGAGGAGATCTACCGGCGTTCCTACGGCGAGCGGCACTACTACCGCGCGAAGTCGCTGACCCGGCTCGGGCCGGTGCTGCGCGCCGAGGGCCGGGGCGCGGACGCCGAGCGGGTACTCAGGGACGCGGGAGAGATCTTCCGTACCGCGCTCGGCTGCGACCACCCCGTCCTGATGGCCGTGTACGAGCATTTGGCCGCATGTGTCGCGGACCGGGGCGCCCAGGCGGAGGCCGCCCGGCTCAGGGCCGAAGCGGAACGCATCCGCCGGTCCCTGTGA
- the tkt gene encoding transketolase has product MSTKPTTTDLEWTELDQRAVDTARVLAADAVQKVGNGHPGTAMSLAPAAYTLFQKVMRHDPADPDWVGRDRFVLSAGHSSLTLYTQLYLAGFGLELDDLKAFRTWGSKTPGHPEYGHTKGVETTTGPLGQGVANAVGMAMAARYERGLFDPEAPEGTSPFDHYVFAIAGDGCLQEGISAEASSMAGHQKLGNLILLWDDNHISIEGDTETAVSEDTVKRYEAYGWHVQRVAPQANGDLDPAAIFEAIQKAKAVTDRPSFIAMRSIIAWPAPNAQNTEAAHGSALGDDEVAATKRVLGFDPEQSFEVADEVIEHTRGALERGRQARAEWEKSFQEWRSNNPERAAEFERVAAGELPKDWESSIPVFEPGKGVATRAASGKVLQALGAVIPELWGGSADLAGSNNTTIDKNSSFLPADNPLPEADPYGRTIHFGIREHSMAAEMNGIALHGNTRIYGGTFLVFSDYMRNAVRLSALMHLPVTYVWTHDSIGLGEDGPTHQPVEHLASLRAIPGLNVVRPADANETAIAWREILKRWTKEFGKGAPHGLALTRQGVPTYEPNEDAVKGGYVLFEASTGTPEVILIATGSEVHVAAEARERLEADGVPTRVVSMLSVEWFEEQDQGYRDSVLPPAVRARVAVEAGIGLTWHKYVGDAGRIVSLEHFGASADGKLLFQEFGFTAENVAAKARESLAAAQR; this is encoded by the coding sequence GTGAGCACCAAGCCGACCACCACAGACCTCGAGTGGACCGAGTTGGACCAGCGGGCCGTCGACACCGCCCGCGTCCTGGCCGCCGACGCCGTACAGAAGGTCGGAAACGGCCATCCGGGTACGGCGATGAGCCTGGCTCCCGCCGCCTACACCCTCTTCCAGAAGGTGATGCGGCACGACCCGGCCGACCCGGACTGGGTCGGGCGCGACCGCTTCGTGCTGTCCGCCGGCCACTCGTCCCTGACCCTCTACACCCAGCTCTACCTGGCCGGTTTCGGCCTGGAGCTGGACGACCTCAAGGCCTTCCGCACCTGGGGCTCGAAGACCCCGGGTCACCCGGAGTACGGCCACACCAAGGGCGTCGAGACCACCACCGGTCCGCTCGGCCAGGGTGTCGCCAATGCGGTGGGCATGGCGATGGCCGCCCGCTACGAGCGCGGTCTGTTCGACCCGGAGGCCCCCGAGGGCACCTCCCCCTTCGACCACTACGTCTTCGCCATCGCCGGTGACGGCTGCCTCCAGGAGGGCATCTCCGCCGAGGCGTCCTCGATGGCCGGCCACCAGAAGCTCGGCAACCTGATCCTGCTGTGGGACGACAACCACATCTCGATCGAGGGCGACACCGAGACGGCCGTCTCCGAGGACACCGTCAAGCGGTACGAGGCGTACGGCTGGCACGTGCAGCGTGTCGCGCCGCAGGCCAACGGCGACCTCGACCCGGCCGCGATCTTCGAGGCGATCCAGAAGGCCAAGGCGGTCACCGACCGGCCGTCCTTCATCGCGATGCGCTCGATCATCGCCTGGCCCGCCCCGAACGCGCAGAACACCGAGGCCGCCCACGGCTCGGCGCTCGGCGACGACGAGGTCGCGGCGACCAAGCGGGTGCTGGGCTTCGACCCGGAGCAGTCCTTCGAGGTCGCGGACGAGGTCATCGAGCACACCCGCGGGGCGCTGGAGCGCGGCCGTCAGGCGCGGGCCGAGTGGGAGAAGTCCTTCCAGGAGTGGCGGAGCAACAACCCCGAGCGCGCGGCCGAGTTCGAGCGGGTCGCCGCGGGTGAGCTGCCCAAGGACTGGGAGTCCTCGATCCCGGTGTTCGAGCCCGGCAAGGGTGTCGCCACCCGTGCCGCGTCCGGCAAGGTCCTGCAGGCCCTCGGCGCCGTGATCCCCGAGCTGTGGGGCGGCTCCGCCGACCTCGCGGGTTCGAACAACACGACGATCGACAAGAACAGCTCGTTCCTCCCGGCGGACAACCCGCTGCCGGAGGCCGACCCGTACGGCCGCACGATCCACTTCGGCATCCGCGAGCACTCCATGGCCGCGGAGATGAACGGCATCGCGCTGCACGGCAACACCCGCATCTACGGCGGTACGTTCCTCGTCTTCTCCGACTACATGCGCAACGCCGTCCGGCTCTCGGCGTTGATGCACCTGCCGGTGACGTACGTGTGGACGCACGACTCCATCGGTCTCGGCGAGGACGGCCCGACGCACCAGCCGGTCGAGCACCTGGCCTCGCTGCGCGCGATCCCGGGCCTGAACGTGGTCCGCCCGGCGGACGCCAACGAGACGGCGATCGCCTGGCGCGAGATCCTCAAGCGCTGGACGAAGGAGTTCGGCAAGGGCGCCCCGCACGGCCTCGCGCTGACCCGTCAGGGCGTGCCGACGTACGAGCCCAACGAGGACGCGGTCAAGGGCGGTTACGTCCTGTTCGAGGCCTCCACCGGGACGCCCGAGGTGATCCTCATCGCCACCGGTTCCGAGGTGCACGTCGCCGCCGAGGCCCGGGAGCGGCTGGAAGCCGACGGTGTACCGACGCGGGTCGTCTCCATGCTGTCCGTGGAGTGGTTCGAGGAGCAGGACCAGGGGTACCGGGACAGCGTCCTTCCCCCGGCCGTGAGGGCCCGTGTCGCGGTCGAGGCGGGGATCGGTCTCACCTGGCACAAGTACGTCGGGGACGCCGGTCGCATCGTTTCCCTGGAGCACTTCGGTGCTTCCGCAGACGGCAAGCTCCTCTTCCAGGAGTTCGGTTTCACTGCGGAGAACGTGGCCGCGAAGGCCCGGGAATCCCTGGCCGCCGCCCAGCGCTGA
- a CDS encoding glycosyltransferase family 4 protein yields the protein MGQESGSRTPEGLDIALVHWAFPPTVGGVESYLWNCSRLLARHGHRVTVFTGTPDARTPPGDGIEVLRHPGLDLSRATGDGAERQALRDWFREELSGRGIRLVHGHNLHHFSSAPAEALLDLRDSMGLVLLHTYHSIWREPASVRLAKPCGRFDVHFAVSEFLRRACADVLGVRCANPMYLGIDTEPYLQVPELTDPSEGDEAVILLPARLIPDKGAEMAVKAMAKVIKQDLAVRPYLVLMDTPDSVDFHGEKVGFRDSVQEWAKFLPETDRVRFERAGVDGMAELYRRARVVVCPSLFAEPMGLAALEAMCSARPVIATDVGGLAEGIGEHGVSGFLVAPGDAESLADCLVQLLRSPDTAREVGIAARRRVREDFDLEHRCLPPLISAYAKALRSVPRRRWPWDRLTRAVVRRSASSPRAVPSPPPRPSVPSGS from the coding sequence ATGGGACAGGAGAGCGGTTCACGGACCCCTGAAGGGCTGGACATCGCGCTGGTCCATTGGGCATTTCCGCCCACGGTCGGCGGGGTCGAGTCCTACCTGTGGAACTGTTCCCGGCTGCTCGCCCGACACGGGCACAGGGTGACGGTGTTCACGGGGACGCCCGATGCGAGGACGCCGCCCGGGGACGGGATCGAGGTACTGCGGCATCCCGGACTCGACCTGTCACGGGCCACAGGGGACGGTGCGGAGCGGCAGGCTCTGCGGGACTGGTTCCGCGAGGAGTTGTCCGGGCGGGGGATCCGGCTGGTGCACGGTCACAATCTGCACCACTTCTCGTCGGCTCCGGCCGAGGCCCTGCTCGACCTCCGGGACTCCATGGGGCTGGTCCTGTTGCACACTTACCACAGTATCTGGAGGGAGCCTGCGAGCGTACGGCTGGCAAAGCCCTGCGGCCGGTTCGACGTCCACTTCGCGGTCTCCGAATTCCTGCGGCGGGCCTGCGCGGACGTGTTGGGTGTGCGCTGTGCCAACCCGATGTACCTGGGTATTGACACCGAGCCCTATCTGCAGGTTCCGGAACTCACCGATCCGTCCGAGGGCGACGAGGCCGTCATTCTTCTGCCGGCCCGTCTCATTCCCGACAAAGGCGCGGAGATGGCGGTGAAGGCCATGGCCAAGGTCATCAAGCAGGATCTTGCGGTCCGGCCGTACTTGGTCCTGATGGACACCCCGGACTCGGTCGATTTCCATGGAGAGAAGGTCGGATTCCGTGATTCCGTGCAGGAATGGGCGAAATTCCTTCCGGAAACCGATCGAGTTCGTTTCGAACGTGCGGGTGTGGACGGGATGGCCGAGCTGTATCGCCGGGCGCGGGTGGTGGTGTGTCCCTCCCTGTTCGCCGAACCCATGGGGCTCGCCGCGCTCGAGGCGATGTGCTCGGCCCGCCCCGTGATCGCCACCGACGTGGGGGGTCTCGCGGAGGGTATCGGGGAGCACGGCGTGTCCGGGTTCCTAGTCGCCCCCGGGGACGCCGAGAGCTTGGCCGACTGCCTCGTCCAGCTGCTGCGCTCCCCGGACACGGCCAGGGAGGTCGGCATCGCCGCGCGTCGGCGGGTGCGGGAGGACTTCGACCTCGAACACCGGTGTCTGCCTCCGCTGATCAGCGCGTACGCGAAGGCGCTCCGGTCGGTTCCGCGTCGGCGGTGGCCATGGGATCGCCTCACCCGTGCGGTCGTCCGGCGGAGTGCGTCCAGCCCACGGGCAGTCCCGTCACCTCCACCTCGCCCGAGCGTGCCGTCCGGATCCTGA
- a CDS encoding heme o synthase, which produces MCVTAVESRPAGVLGESKSSSHRPFGARVKAFVALTKPRIIELLLITTVPVMFLAQQGVPDLKLVLLTCVGGYLSAGGANALNMYIDRDIDALMDRTSQRPLVTGMVSPRECLAFGITLAVVSTLLFGLAVNWLSAWLSLGALLFYVVVYTMILKRRTSQNIVWGGIAGCLPVLIGWSSVTNSMSWAPVVLFLVMFFWTPPHYWPLSMKVKEDYARVGVPMLPVVASNKVVARQIVLYSWVMVGVSLLLQPLGYTGWFYTAVALLSGGFWLWEAHGLQNRAKAEVTGAKLKEMRLFHWSITYVSILFLAVAVDPFLR; this is translated from the coding sequence GTGTGCGTGACGGCCGTCGAATCCCGTCCAGCCGGAGTGCTGGGGGAGAGCAAGAGCTCGAGTCACCGGCCGTTCGGGGCCCGTGTCAAGGCATTCGTGGCGCTGACCAAGCCCCGGATCATCGAGCTGCTGCTGATCACCACCGTTCCGGTGATGTTCCTGGCGCAGCAGGGTGTGCCGGACCTGAAGCTGGTCCTGCTCACCTGTGTCGGCGGCTATCTCTCCGCGGGCGGCGCCAACGCGCTCAACATGTACATCGACCGCGACATCGACGCGCTCATGGACCGCACCTCGCAGCGTCCCCTCGTCACCGGAATGGTGTCACCGCGTGAGTGCCTCGCCTTCGGCATCACGCTGGCGGTCGTCTCGACGCTCCTGTTCGGTCTCGCCGTCAACTGGCTGTCCGCCTGGCTGTCGCTCGGAGCGCTGCTCTTCTACGTCGTCGTCTACACGATGATCCTCAAGCGCCGTACCTCGCAGAACATCGTGTGGGGCGGCATCGCCGGCTGCCTGCCGGTCCTCATCGGCTGGTCGTCGGTCACGAACTCCATGTCGTGGGCGCCGGTCGTCCTCTTCCTCGTCATGTTCTTCTGGACGCCGCCGCACTACTGGCCGCTGTCCATGAAGGTGAAGGAGGACTACGCGCGCGTGGGCGTGCCGATGCTGCCGGTCGTGGCCTCCAACAAGGTGGTCGCCAGGCAGATCGTCCTCTACAGCTGGGTGATGGTCGGGGTGTCGCTGCTGCTCCAGCCGCTCGGCTACACCGGCTGGTTCTACACGGCGGTCGCACTGCTCTCCGGCGGCTTCTGGCTGTGGGAGGCGCATGGGCTGCAGAACCGCGCCAAGGCCGAGGTGACGGGCGCGAAGCTCAAGGAGATGCGGCTGTTCCACTGGTCGATCACCTATGTGTCGATCCTCTTCCTCGCGGTCGCGGTGGACCCGTTCCTGCGCTAG
- the tal gene encoding transaldolase — protein sequence MTDALKRLSEEGVAIWLDDLSRKRITSGNLAELIDQQHVVGVTTNPSIFQKAISEGDGYDQQLSDLAFRKVSVEEALRMITTADVRDAADILRPVFDATNGQDGRVSIEVDPRLAHNLKATVAEAKQLAWLVDRPNTLIKIPATQAGIPAITEVIGLGISVNVTLIFSLERYRLVMDAFLAGLEKAKERGLDLSKIHSVASFFVSRVDTEIDKRIDALGTDEAKAARGKAGVANARLAYQAYEEVFSGERWSKLENAGANKQRPLWASTGVKDKAYKDTLYVDELVAPNTVNTMPEATLFATEDHGQIRGNTIAGTYEQARADLDAVEKLGISYDEVVQLLEDEGVEKFEAAWNDLLKSTEAELQRLAPSEG from the coding sequence ATGACAGACGCACTCAAGCGCCTCTCCGAGGAAGGCGTGGCGATCTGGCTGGACGACCTGTCGCGCAAGCGGATCACGTCCGGCAACCTCGCCGAGCTGATCGACCAGCAGCACGTCGTGGGCGTCACCACCAACCCGTCGATCTTCCAGAAGGCGATCTCCGAGGGCGACGGCTACGACCAGCAGCTCTCCGACCTGGCCTTCCGCAAGGTGTCCGTCGAAGAGGCCCTCCGCATGATCACGACGGCGGACGTCCGGGACGCCGCCGACATCCTGCGCCCGGTGTTCGACGCGACCAACGGTCAGGACGGCCGGGTGTCGATCGAGGTCGACCCGCGCCTGGCGCACAACCTCAAGGCGACCGTCGCCGAGGCCAAGCAGCTCGCCTGGCTGGTCGACCGCCCCAACACCCTCATCAAGATCCCGGCCACCCAGGCGGGCATTCCCGCGATCACCGAGGTCATCGGCCTCGGCATCAGCGTCAACGTCACGCTGATCTTCTCGCTGGAGCGCTACCGCCTGGTCATGGACGCCTTCCTGGCCGGCCTGGAGAAGGCCAAGGAGCGGGGTCTGGACCTGTCGAAGATCCACTCCGTGGCGTCCTTCTTCGTGTCCCGTGTGGACACCGAGATCGACAAGCGCATCGACGCGCTCGGCACCGACGAGGCCAAGGCCGCCCGCGGCAAGGCCGGTGTCGCCAACGCCCGCCTCGCCTACCAGGCGTACGAGGAGGTCTTCTCGGGCGAGCGCTGGTCGAAGCTGGAGAACGCCGGCGCGAACAAGCAGCGTCCGCTGTGGGCCTCGACCGGCGTCAAGGACAAGGCGTACAAGGACACGCTGTACGTCGACGAGCTGGTGGCGCCGAACACGGTGAACACCATGCCGGAGGCGACCCTGTTCGCCACCGAGGACCACGGGCAGATCCGCGGCAACACGATCGCCGGCACGTACGAGCAGGCCCGCGCCGACCTCGACGCCGTCGAGAAGCTCGGGATCAGCTACGACGAGGTGGTCCAGCTCCTGGAGGACGAGGGCGTCGAGAAGTTCGAGGCGGCCTGGAACGACCTGCTCAAGTCGACCGAGGCGGAGCTCCAGCGCCTCGCCCCCTCGGAGGGCTGA